In one Brassica oleracea var. oleracea cultivar TO1000 chromosome C9, BOL, whole genome shotgun sequence genomic region, the following are encoded:
- the LOC106314978 gene encoding uncharacterized protein LOC106314978, producing the protein MSALLDERLDSVYSDLHDNFETLSNHVKKLDSQVAHNAGLVRRDEGFLPGKTDTNPRHQVCAVLLRSEKRLSPSTVEITSAKKTPEAEKATINLDEEEEESEEDVKIDRQERNNVDRPTTVNIDRQEGNNVDRHSTPATPAVERVYRNLPPFPPNKTQTKRELDKAICKKAFDKITLEMPLSDAIKVAPSIKKYVKDMVSNGFPAAEHNVMMVSEEVIAINQGKTPIKRPDTGSFVLDCNIRDKSFPRSLCDLGSSVNLMPHSVAISLGYDEFKPTKITLVLAGRSVRVPEGVLDDIPIRINDCHVPTDFVVLKYQNEPKDPLILGRPFLATAGAIIDVKEGQICLNIGNIPMTFDMEKLIKRPLID; encoded by the coding sequence ATGAGTGCGCTTCTCGATGAAAGATTGGATTCCGTATATTCTGATTTACATGATAATTTTGAAACTTTGAGTAACCATGTCAAGAAATTGGATAGCCAAGTTGCACATAACGCTGGGCTTGTTAGAAGAGATGAAGGATTCCTTCCTGGAAAAACTGACACCAACCCGAGACACCAAGTTTGTGCTGTGTTACTAAGAAGCGAAAAACGCCTTTCCCCGAGCACTGTAGAAATCACTTCTGCAAAAAAAACCCCTGAAGCTGAAAAGGCAACGATTAACCTCGATGAAGAAGAGGAGGAGTCAGAAGAAGATGTGAAAATCGACCGACAAGAACGGAATAATGTCGATCGACCGACTACGGTAAATATCGATCGACAAGAAGGGAATAATGTCGATCGACACTCTACTCCTGCCACGCCGGCAGTTGAGAGAGTGTATAGGAATTTGCCACCCTTTCCTCCTAACAAGACGCAAACTAAGCGAGAATTAGATAAAGCGATCTGCAAGAAAGCATTCGATAAAATCACGTTGGAAATGCCACTAAGTGATGCCATAAAAGTGGCACCTTCGATTAAGAAATATGTAAAAGACATGGTATCCAACGGCTTCCCAGCTGCTGAACATAACGTCATGATGGTTTCAGAGGAAGTAATAGCAATAAACCAAGGCAAAACCCCGATCAAGAGACCTGATACGGGCAGTTTTGTTCTAGATTGCAACATACGAGACAAGAGTTTTCCTCGATCCCTTTGTGACCTAGGATCCAGTGTGAATCTTATGCCACACTCTGTCGCGATATCCCTAGGTTACGACGAGTTTAAACCCACCAAAATAACTTTGGTTCTTGCCGGTAGATCCGTTAGAGTACCTGAGGGAGTACTAGATGACATTCCGATAAGAATTAATGACTGTCACGTACCAACGGATTTCGTTGTGTTGAAATACCAGAATGAACCAAAAGATCCTCTCATCTTAGGTAGACCATTTCTAGCTACCGCTGGTGCAATCATCGACGTCAAGGAAGGTCAAATATGTTTAAACATTGGAAACATTCCAATGACCTTCGATATGGAAAAACTGATAAAACGACCTTTAATCGATTAA